From a single Carassius carassius chromosome 8, fCarCar2.1, whole genome shotgun sequence genomic region:
- the pou2f2a gene encoding POU domain, class 2, transcription factor 2 isoform X5, whose protein sequence is MFVPLPVPLVFQRTAPDFSAWRLKSPLPLRSGNSVDIRMSKAIEDKMGTELPVDSTDSERNSPEASDQTQPMKTSPFCLSPAPSNTKVKADEAAEMTSVHAPPAQPALPHTQLMLAGSQLAGLAALLPAQQQLLLQQAQAQLLAAAVQQSNAAHAAHAAAAANQQQQQQQQQQQANQAAAQAQSQAKPEQAPPPLLSQPIQLTAQAFCLSLQDIQQFLQLQQLVLMPGHRLQSPAQFLLPQAQAQQGQQGLLSTSNLIPLPQQSPGSLLTSPPRLGLQAQREKSVESIVSSAPSSAPPMSSVSTVTPHAEEPSDLEELEQFARTFKQRRIKLGFTQGDVGMAMGKLYGNDFSQTTISRFEALNLSFKNMCKLKPLLEKWLSDAETMAIDNMLPSPSSLSSPLLGFEGLPGRRRKKRTSIETNVRIALERNFISNQKPTSEEILLMAGQLNMEKEVIRVWFCNRRQKEKRINPSSATPPLPNHPPAQTHKPPCYSPHMMSSQGLAQAATSLSTTAVSPTPSVACPLNPSGHAAMSSAPSSMTPPPLSTVSPTPRSLSSPGLNTGNTMMGVSTGMNQAFISSNPLATMQALAASGGQMPISALEGSGQMFLGGAGGPGAGLRPSLFLNHPTLLPLARSAGMGLLGTPRASPPPGASGTSPDSCSISPCSSPASFCSLGDASPPPLGGAMAE, encoded by the exons tAGATATCAGGATGTCTAAAGCCATCGAGGACAAGATGGGGACTGAGCTTCCAGTGGACAGTACAG ACTCTGAGAGGAACAGTCCAGAAGCCAGCGATCAG ACCCAGCCGATGAAAACAAGTCCTTTCTGCCTGTCTCCCGCACCCAGCAacacaaag GTGAAAGCCGATGAGGCTGCTGAGATGACCAGTGTTCACGCTCCTCCAGCTCAGCCGGCTCTGCCACACACACAACTCATGCTGGCCGGCAGTCAGCTCGCAGGG CTGGCCGCTCTCCTCCCTGCGCAGCAGCAGCTGTTGTTGCAGCAGGCTCAAGCGCAGCTGTTAGCCGCGGCCGTGCAGCAGTCGAACGCCGCGCATGCCGCCCACGCAGCCGCGGCAGCcaatcagcagcagcagcagcagcagcagcagcagcaggccaATCAGGCAGCAGCACAAGCCCAGTCTCAAGCCAAACCTGAACAAGCTCCGCCTCCACTTCTGTCACAGCCTATCCAGCTCACTGCCCAG GCCTTCTGTCTGTCTCTGCAGGACATTCAGCAGTTTCTGCAGTTACAGCAGCTGGTCCTGATGCCTGGGCATCGTCTACAGTCTCCTGCTCAGTTCCTGCTTCCTCAAGCCCAAGCTCAGCAGGGGCAGCAAG GTTTGCTTTCAACATCGAATTTGATTCCACTACCTCAGCAGAGCCCAGGGAGTCTCCTGACCTCCCCACCTAGACTGGGCCTTCAAGCACAG AGGGAGAAGAGCGTGGAGAGCATCGTAAGCTCCGCCCCCTCCTCAGCCCCGCCCATGAGCTCTGTTTCCACGGTGACACCTCACGCCGAGGAGCCCAGTGATCTGGAGGAGCTCGAACAGTTCGCCAGAACCTTCAAACAGAGGAGAATTAAACTAGGCttcacacag GGGGACGTGGGGATGGCCATGGGTAAACTCTACGGCAATGACTTCAGTCAGACCACCATCTCACGCTTCGAGGCTCTCAACCTCAGCTTCAAGAACATGTGCAAGCTCAAACCCTTGCTGGAGAAGTGGCTGAGCGATGCAG AAACAATGGCGATAGACAACATGCTGCCGAGCCCCAGTTCTCTGTCCTCACCTCTGCTGGGCTTCGAAGGCTTGCCTGGACGCCGCCGAAAGAAACGCACCAGCATCGAGACCAATGTCCGCATAGCCTTGGAGCGCAACTTCATCTCG AACCAGAAGCCTACCTCTGAAGAAATCCTGCTAATGGCCGGACAGCTCAACATGGAGAAAGAGGTCATCCGAGTCTGGTTCTGCAACCGGCGGCAGAAAGAGAAGCGCATAAACCCCAGCAGTGCCACCCCTCCTCTGCCCAATCATCCTCCGGCGCAGACGCACAAGCCGCCCTGCTACAGCCCGCACATG ATGTCCAGTCAGGGACTGGCCCAAGCCGCTACCAGTCTCAGCACAACAG CCGTCAGTCCCACACCTTCTGTGGCCTGCCCTCTTAACCCCAGTGGACATGCAGCTATGAGCTCCGCCCCTTCCTCCATGACTCCGCCCCCTCTCAGCACAGTCAGCCCGACTCCGCGCAGTCTCAGCAGCCCTGGCCTCAACACAGG GAACACAATGATGGGCGTAAGCACAGGAATGAACCAGGCCTTCATCAGCAGCAACCCTCTGGCCACAATGCAAG CCCTAGCTGCCAGTGGTGGCCAGATGCCCATTTCCGCTCTTGAGGGCAGCGGCCAAATGTTCCTGGGTGGAGCTGGAGGTCCAGGAGCTGGACTTCGCCCATCCCTCTTCCTAAACCACCCCACTTTACTGCCCCTGGCCAGGAGTGCAGGCATGGGTCTGCTGGGTACCCCCAGGGCTTCTCCGCCTCCTGGCGCCAGCGGCACAAGCCCAGACTCCTGCTCCATCTCCCCCTGCTCAAGCCCCGCCTCCTTCTGCTCATTAGGCGATGCCTCACCGCCCCCTCTGGGCGGAGCCATGGCTGAGTGA
- the pou2f2a gene encoding POU domain, class 2, transcription factor 2 isoform X3: MFVPLPVPLVFQRTAPDFSAWRLKSPLPLRSGNSVDIRMSKAIEDKMGTELPVDSTDSERNSPEASDQTQPMKTSPFCLSPAPSNTKVKADEAAEMTSVHAPPAQPALPHTQLMLAGSQLAGLAALLPAQQQLLLQQAQAQLLAAAVQQSNAAHAAHAAAAANQQQQQQQQQQQANQAAAQAQSQAKPEQAPPPLLSQPIQLTAQDIQQFLQLQQLVLMPGHRLQSPAQFLLPQAQAQQGQQGLLSTSNLIPLPQQSPGSLLTSPPRLGLQAQHHLDDRLWSLQREKSVESIVSSAPSSAPPMSSVSTVTPHAEEPSDLEELEQFARTFKQRRIKLGFTQGDVGMAMGKLYGNDFSQTTISRFEALNLSFKNMCKLKPLLEKWLSDAETMAIDNMLPSPSSLSSPLLGFEGLPGRRRKKRTSIETNVRIALERNFISNQKPTSEEILLMAGQLNMEKEVIRVWFCNRRQKEKRINPSSATPPLPNHPPAQTHKPPCYSPHMMSSQGLAQAATSLSTTAVSPTPSVACPLNPSGHAAMSSAPSSMTPPPLSTVSPTPRSLSSPGLNTGNTMMGVSTGMNQAFISSNPLATMQALAASGGQMPISALEGSGQMFLGGAGGPGAGLRPSLFLNHPTLLPLARSAGMGLLGTPRASPPPGASGTSPDSCSISPCSSPASFCSLGDASPPPLGGAMAE, translated from the exons tAGATATCAGGATGTCTAAAGCCATCGAGGACAAGATGGGGACTGAGCTTCCAGTGGACAGTACAG ACTCTGAGAGGAACAGTCCAGAAGCCAGCGATCAG ACCCAGCCGATGAAAACAAGTCCTTTCTGCCTGTCTCCCGCACCCAGCAacacaaag GTGAAAGCCGATGAGGCTGCTGAGATGACCAGTGTTCACGCTCCTCCAGCTCAGCCGGCTCTGCCACACACACAACTCATGCTGGCCGGCAGTCAGCTCGCAGGG CTGGCCGCTCTCCTCCCTGCGCAGCAGCAGCTGTTGTTGCAGCAGGCTCAAGCGCAGCTGTTAGCCGCGGCCGTGCAGCAGTCGAACGCCGCGCATGCCGCCCACGCAGCCGCGGCAGCcaatcagcagcagcagcagcagcagcagcagcagcaggccaATCAGGCAGCAGCACAAGCCCAGTCTCAAGCCAAACCTGAACAAGCTCCGCCTCCACTTCTGTCACAGCCTATCCAGCTCACTGCCCAG GACATTCAGCAGTTTCTGCAGTTACAGCAGCTGGTCCTGATGCCTGGGCATCGTCTACAGTCTCCTGCTCAGTTCCTGCTTCCTCAAGCCCAAGCTCAGCAGGGGCAGCAAG GTTTGCTTTCAACATCGAATTTGATTCCACTACCTCAGCAGAGCCCAGGGAGTCTCCTGACCTCCCCACCTAGACTGGGCCTTCAAGCACAG CATCATCTTGACGACAGGCTGTGGTCATTGCAGAGGGAGAAGAGCGTGGAGAGCATCGTAAGCTCCGCCCCCTCCTCAGCCCCGCCCATGAGCTCTGTTTCCACGGTGACACCTCACGCCGAGGAGCCCAGTGATCTGGAGGAGCTCGAACAGTTCGCCAGAACCTTCAAACAGAGGAGAATTAAACTAGGCttcacacag GGGGACGTGGGGATGGCCATGGGTAAACTCTACGGCAATGACTTCAGTCAGACCACCATCTCACGCTTCGAGGCTCTCAACCTCAGCTTCAAGAACATGTGCAAGCTCAAACCCTTGCTGGAGAAGTGGCTGAGCGATGCAG AAACAATGGCGATAGACAACATGCTGCCGAGCCCCAGTTCTCTGTCCTCACCTCTGCTGGGCTTCGAAGGCTTGCCTGGACGCCGCCGAAAGAAACGCACCAGCATCGAGACCAATGTCCGCATAGCCTTGGAGCGCAACTTCATCTCG AACCAGAAGCCTACCTCTGAAGAAATCCTGCTAATGGCCGGACAGCTCAACATGGAGAAAGAGGTCATCCGAGTCTGGTTCTGCAACCGGCGGCAGAAAGAGAAGCGCATAAACCCCAGCAGTGCCACCCCTCCTCTGCCCAATCATCCTCCGGCGCAGACGCACAAGCCGCCCTGCTACAGCCCGCACATG ATGTCCAGTCAGGGACTGGCCCAAGCCGCTACCAGTCTCAGCACAACAG CCGTCAGTCCCACACCTTCTGTGGCCTGCCCTCTTAACCCCAGTGGACATGCAGCTATGAGCTCCGCCCCTTCCTCCATGACTCCGCCCCCTCTCAGCACAGTCAGCCCGACTCCGCGCAGTCTCAGCAGCCCTGGCCTCAACACAGG GAACACAATGATGGGCGTAAGCACAGGAATGAACCAGGCCTTCATCAGCAGCAACCCTCTGGCCACAATGCAAG CCCTAGCTGCCAGTGGTGGCCAGATGCCCATTTCCGCTCTTGAGGGCAGCGGCCAAATGTTCCTGGGTGGAGCTGGAGGTCCAGGAGCTGGACTTCGCCCATCCCTCTTCCTAAACCACCCCACTTTACTGCCCCTGGCCAGGAGTGCAGGCATGGGTCTGCTGGGTACCCCCAGGGCTTCTCCGCCTCCTGGCGCCAGCGGCACAAGCCCAGACTCCTGCTCCATCTCCCCCTGCTCAAGCCCCGCCTCCTTCTGCTCATTAGGCGATGCCTCACCGCCCCCTCTGGGCGGAGCCATGGCTGAGTGA
- the pou2f2a gene encoding POU domain, class 2, transcription factor 2 isoform X10, whose translation MFVPLPVPLVFQRTAPDFSAWRLKSPLPLRSGNSVDIRMSKAIEDKMGTELPVDSTDSERNSPEASDQTQPMKTSPFCLSPAPSNTKVKADEAAEMTSVHAPPAQPALPHTQLMLAGSQLAGLAALLPAQQQLLLQQAQAQLLAAAVQQSNAAHAAHAAAAANQQQQQQQQQQQANQAAAQAQSQAKPEQAPPPLLSQPIQLTAQAFCLSLQDIQQFLQLQQLVLMPGHRLQSPAQFLLPQAQAQQGQQGLLSTSNLIPLPQQSPGSLLTSPPRLGLQAQHHLDDRLWSLQREKSVESIVSSAPSSAPPMSSVSTVTPHAEEPSDLEELEQFARTFKQRRIKLGFTQGDVGMAMGKLYGNDFSQTTISRFEALNLSFKNMCKLKPLLEKWLSDAETMAIDNMLPSPSSLSSPLLGFEGLPGRRRKKRTSIETNVRIALERNFISNQKPTSEEILLMAGQLNMEKEVIRVWFCNRRQKEKRINPSSATPPLPNHPPAQTHKPPCYSPHMMSSQGLAQAATSLSTTAVSPTPSVACPLNPSGHAAMSSAPSSMTPPPLSTVSPTPRSLSSPGLNTGPSCQWWPDAHFRS comes from the exons tAGATATCAGGATGTCTAAAGCCATCGAGGACAAGATGGGGACTGAGCTTCCAGTGGACAGTACAG ACTCTGAGAGGAACAGTCCAGAAGCCAGCGATCAG ACCCAGCCGATGAAAACAAGTCCTTTCTGCCTGTCTCCCGCACCCAGCAacacaaag GTGAAAGCCGATGAGGCTGCTGAGATGACCAGTGTTCACGCTCCTCCAGCTCAGCCGGCTCTGCCACACACACAACTCATGCTGGCCGGCAGTCAGCTCGCAGGG CTGGCCGCTCTCCTCCCTGCGCAGCAGCAGCTGTTGTTGCAGCAGGCTCAAGCGCAGCTGTTAGCCGCGGCCGTGCAGCAGTCGAACGCCGCGCATGCCGCCCACGCAGCCGCGGCAGCcaatcagcagcagcagcagcagcagcagcagcagcaggccaATCAGGCAGCAGCACAAGCCCAGTCTCAAGCCAAACCTGAACAAGCTCCGCCTCCACTTCTGTCACAGCCTATCCAGCTCACTGCCCAG GCCTTCTGTCTGTCTCTGCAGGACATTCAGCAGTTTCTGCAGTTACAGCAGCTGGTCCTGATGCCTGGGCATCGTCTACAGTCTCCTGCTCAGTTCCTGCTTCCTCAAGCCCAAGCTCAGCAGGGGCAGCAAG GTTTGCTTTCAACATCGAATTTGATTCCACTACCTCAGCAGAGCCCAGGGAGTCTCCTGACCTCCCCACCTAGACTGGGCCTTCAAGCACAG CATCATCTTGACGACAGGCTGTGGTCATTGCAGAGGGAGAAGAGCGTGGAGAGCATCGTAAGCTCCGCCCCCTCCTCAGCCCCGCCCATGAGCTCTGTTTCCACGGTGACACCTCACGCCGAGGAGCCCAGTGATCTGGAGGAGCTCGAACAGTTCGCCAGAACCTTCAAACAGAGGAGAATTAAACTAGGCttcacacag GGGGACGTGGGGATGGCCATGGGTAAACTCTACGGCAATGACTTCAGTCAGACCACCATCTCACGCTTCGAGGCTCTCAACCTCAGCTTCAAGAACATGTGCAAGCTCAAACCCTTGCTGGAGAAGTGGCTGAGCGATGCAG AAACAATGGCGATAGACAACATGCTGCCGAGCCCCAGTTCTCTGTCCTCACCTCTGCTGGGCTTCGAAGGCTTGCCTGGACGCCGCCGAAAGAAACGCACCAGCATCGAGACCAATGTCCGCATAGCCTTGGAGCGCAACTTCATCTCG AACCAGAAGCCTACCTCTGAAGAAATCCTGCTAATGGCCGGACAGCTCAACATGGAGAAAGAGGTCATCCGAGTCTGGTTCTGCAACCGGCGGCAGAAAGAGAAGCGCATAAACCCCAGCAGTGCCACCCCTCCTCTGCCCAATCATCCTCCGGCGCAGACGCACAAGCCGCCCTGCTACAGCCCGCACATG ATGTCCAGTCAGGGACTGGCCCAAGCCGCTACCAGTCTCAGCACAACAG CCGTCAGTCCCACACCTTCTGTGGCCTGCCCTCTTAACCCCAGTGGACATGCAGCTATGAGCTCCGCCCCTTCCTCCATGACTCCGCCCCCTCTCAGCACAGTCAGCCCGACTCCGCGCAGTCTCAGCAGCCCTGGCCTCAACACAGG CCCTAGCTGCCAGTGGTGGCCAGATGCCCATTTCCGCTCTTGA
- the pou2f2a gene encoding POU domain, class 2, transcription factor 2 isoform X8 produces MFVPLPVPLVFQRTAPDFSAWRLKSPLPLRSGNSVDIRMSKAIEDKMGTELPVDSTDSERNSPEASDQTQPMKTSPFCLSPAPSNTKVKADEAAEMTSVHAPPAQPALPHTQLMLAGSQLAGDIQQFLQLQQLVLMPGHRLQSPAQFLLPQAQAQQGQQGLLSTSNLIPLPQQSPGSLLTSPPRLGLQAQHHLDDRLWSLQREKSVESIVSSAPSSAPPMSSVSTVTPHAEEPSDLEELEQFARTFKQRRIKLGFTQGDVGMAMGKLYGNDFSQTTISRFEALNLSFKNMCKLKPLLEKWLSDAETMAIDNMLPSPSSLSSPLLGFEGLPGRRRKKRTSIETNVRIALERNFISNQKPTSEEILLMAGQLNMEKEVIRVWFCNRRQKEKRINPSSATPPLPNHPPAQTHKPPCYSPHMMSSQGLAQAATSLSTTAVSPTPSVACPLNPSGHAAMSSAPSSMTPPPLSTVSPTPRSLSSPGLNTGNTMMGVSTGMNQAFISSNPLATMQALAASGGQMPISALEGSGQMFLGGAGGPGAGLRPSLFLNHPTLLPLARSAGMGLLGTPRASPPPGASGTSPDSCSISPCSSPASFCSLGDASPPPLGGAMAE; encoded by the exons tAGATATCAGGATGTCTAAAGCCATCGAGGACAAGATGGGGACTGAGCTTCCAGTGGACAGTACAG ACTCTGAGAGGAACAGTCCAGAAGCCAGCGATCAG ACCCAGCCGATGAAAACAAGTCCTTTCTGCCTGTCTCCCGCACCCAGCAacacaaag GTGAAAGCCGATGAGGCTGCTGAGATGACCAGTGTTCACGCTCCTCCAGCTCAGCCGGCTCTGCCACACACACAACTCATGCTGGCCGGCAGTCAGCTCGCAGGG GACATTCAGCAGTTTCTGCAGTTACAGCAGCTGGTCCTGATGCCTGGGCATCGTCTACAGTCTCCTGCTCAGTTCCTGCTTCCTCAAGCCCAAGCTCAGCAGGGGCAGCAAG GTTTGCTTTCAACATCGAATTTGATTCCACTACCTCAGCAGAGCCCAGGGAGTCTCCTGACCTCCCCACCTAGACTGGGCCTTCAAGCACAG CATCATCTTGACGACAGGCTGTGGTCATTGCAGAGGGAGAAGAGCGTGGAGAGCATCGTAAGCTCCGCCCCCTCCTCAGCCCCGCCCATGAGCTCTGTTTCCACGGTGACACCTCACGCCGAGGAGCCCAGTGATCTGGAGGAGCTCGAACAGTTCGCCAGAACCTTCAAACAGAGGAGAATTAAACTAGGCttcacacag GGGGACGTGGGGATGGCCATGGGTAAACTCTACGGCAATGACTTCAGTCAGACCACCATCTCACGCTTCGAGGCTCTCAACCTCAGCTTCAAGAACATGTGCAAGCTCAAACCCTTGCTGGAGAAGTGGCTGAGCGATGCAG AAACAATGGCGATAGACAACATGCTGCCGAGCCCCAGTTCTCTGTCCTCACCTCTGCTGGGCTTCGAAGGCTTGCCTGGACGCCGCCGAAAGAAACGCACCAGCATCGAGACCAATGTCCGCATAGCCTTGGAGCGCAACTTCATCTCG AACCAGAAGCCTACCTCTGAAGAAATCCTGCTAATGGCCGGACAGCTCAACATGGAGAAAGAGGTCATCCGAGTCTGGTTCTGCAACCGGCGGCAGAAAGAGAAGCGCATAAACCCCAGCAGTGCCACCCCTCCTCTGCCCAATCATCCTCCGGCGCAGACGCACAAGCCGCCCTGCTACAGCCCGCACATG ATGTCCAGTCAGGGACTGGCCCAAGCCGCTACCAGTCTCAGCACAACAG CCGTCAGTCCCACACCTTCTGTGGCCTGCCCTCTTAACCCCAGTGGACATGCAGCTATGAGCTCCGCCCCTTCCTCCATGACTCCGCCCCCTCTCAGCACAGTCAGCCCGACTCCGCGCAGTCTCAGCAGCCCTGGCCTCAACACAGG GAACACAATGATGGGCGTAAGCACAGGAATGAACCAGGCCTTCATCAGCAGCAACCCTCTGGCCACAATGCAAG CCCTAGCTGCCAGTGGTGGCCAGATGCCCATTTCCGCTCTTGAGGGCAGCGGCCAAATGTTCCTGGGTGGAGCTGGAGGTCCAGGAGCTGGACTTCGCCCATCCCTCTTCCTAAACCACCCCACTTTACTGCCCCTGGCCAGGAGTGCAGGCATGGGTCTGCTGGGTACCCCCAGGGCTTCTCCGCCTCCTGGCGCCAGCGGCACAAGCCCAGACTCCTGCTCCATCTCCCCCTGCTCAAGCCCCGCCTCCTTCTGCTCATTAGGCGATGCCTCACCGCCCCCTCTGGGCGGAGCCATGGCTGAGTGA
- the pou2f2a gene encoding POU domain, class 2, transcription factor 2 isoform X1: MFVPLPVPLVFQRTAPDFSAWRLKSPLPLRSGNSVDIRMSKAIEDKMGTELPVDSTDSERNSPEASDQTQPMKTSPFCLSPAPSNTKVKADEAAEMTSVHAPPAQPALPHTQLMLAGSQLAGLAALLPAQQQLLLQQAQAQLLAAAVQQSNAAHAAHAAAAANQQQQQQQQQQQANQAAAQAQSQAKPEQAPPPLLSQPIQLTAQAFCLSLQDIQQFLQLQQLVLMPGHRLQSPAQFLLPQAQAQQGQQGLLSTSNLIPLPQQSPGSLLTSPPRLGLQAQHHLDDRLWSLQREKSVESIVSSAPSSAPPMSSVSTVTPHAEEPSDLEELEQFARTFKQRRIKLGFTQGDVGMAMGKLYGNDFSQTTISRFEALNLSFKNMCKLKPLLEKWLSDAETMAIDNMLPSPSSLSSPLLGFEGLPGRRRKKRTSIETNVRIALERNFISNQKPTSEEILLMAGQLNMEKEVIRVWFCNRRQKEKRINPSSATPPLPNHPPAQTHKPPCYSPHMMSSQGLAQAATSLSTTAVSPTPSVACPLNPSGHAAMSSAPSSMTPPPLSTVSPTPRSLSSPGLNTGNTMMGVSTGMNQAFISSNPLATMQALAASGGQMPISALEGSGQMFLGGAGGPGAGLRPSLFLNHPTLLPLARSAGMGLLGTPRASPPPGASGTSPDSCSISPCSSPASFCSLGDASPPPLGGAMAE, translated from the exons tAGATATCAGGATGTCTAAAGCCATCGAGGACAAGATGGGGACTGAGCTTCCAGTGGACAGTACAG ACTCTGAGAGGAACAGTCCAGAAGCCAGCGATCAG ACCCAGCCGATGAAAACAAGTCCTTTCTGCCTGTCTCCCGCACCCAGCAacacaaag GTGAAAGCCGATGAGGCTGCTGAGATGACCAGTGTTCACGCTCCTCCAGCTCAGCCGGCTCTGCCACACACACAACTCATGCTGGCCGGCAGTCAGCTCGCAGGG CTGGCCGCTCTCCTCCCTGCGCAGCAGCAGCTGTTGTTGCAGCAGGCTCAAGCGCAGCTGTTAGCCGCGGCCGTGCAGCAGTCGAACGCCGCGCATGCCGCCCACGCAGCCGCGGCAGCcaatcagcagcagcagcagcagcagcagcagcagcaggccaATCAGGCAGCAGCACAAGCCCAGTCTCAAGCCAAACCTGAACAAGCTCCGCCTCCACTTCTGTCACAGCCTATCCAGCTCACTGCCCAG GCCTTCTGTCTGTCTCTGCAGGACATTCAGCAGTTTCTGCAGTTACAGCAGCTGGTCCTGATGCCTGGGCATCGTCTACAGTCTCCTGCTCAGTTCCTGCTTCCTCAAGCCCAAGCTCAGCAGGGGCAGCAAG GTTTGCTTTCAACATCGAATTTGATTCCACTACCTCAGCAGAGCCCAGGGAGTCTCCTGACCTCCCCACCTAGACTGGGCCTTCAAGCACAG CATCATCTTGACGACAGGCTGTGGTCATTGCAGAGGGAGAAGAGCGTGGAGAGCATCGTAAGCTCCGCCCCCTCCTCAGCCCCGCCCATGAGCTCTGTTTCCACGGTGACACCTCACGCCGAGGAGCCCAGTGATCTGGAGGAGCTCGAACAGTTCGCCAGAACCTTCAAACAGAGGAGAATTAAACTAGGCttcacacag GGGGACGTGGGGATGGCCATGGGTAAACTCTACGGCAATGACTTCAGTCAGACCACCATCTCACGCTTCGAGGCTCTCAACCTCAGCTTCAAGAACATGTGCAAGCTCAAACCCTTGCTGGAGAAGTGGCTGAGCGATGCAG AAACAATGGCGATAGACAACATGCTGCCGAGCCCCAGTTCTCTGTCCTCACCTCTGCTGGGCTTCGAAGGCTTGCCTGGACGCCGCCGAAAGAAACGCACCAGCATCGAGACCAATGTCCGCATAGCCTTGGAGCGCAACTTCATCTCG AACCAGAAGCCTACCTCTGAAGAAATCCTGCTAATGGCCGGACAGCTCAACATGGAGAAAGAGGTCATCCGAGTCTGGTTCTGCAACCGGCGGCAGAAAGAGAAGCGCATAAACCCCAGCAGTGCCACCCCTCCTCTGCCCAATCATCCTCCGGCGCAGACGCACAAGCCGCCCTGCTACAGCCCGCACATG ATGTCCAGTCAGGGACTGGCCCAAGCCGCTACCAGTCTCAGCACAACAG CCGTCAGTCCCACACCTTCTGTGGCCTGCCCTCTTAACCCCAGTGGACATGCAGCTATGAGCTCCGCCCCTTCCTCCATGACTCCGCCCCCTCTCAGCACAGTCAGCCCGACTCCGCGCAGTCTCAGCAGCCCTGGCCTCAACACAGG GAACACAATGATGGGCGTAAGCACAGGAATGAACCAGGCCTTCATCAGCAGCAACCCTCTGGCCACAATGCAAG CCCTAGCTGCCAGTGGTGGCCAGATGCCCATTTCCGCTCTTGAGGGCAGCGGCCAAATGTTCCTGGGTGGAGCTGGAGGTCCAGGAGCTGGACTTCGCCCATCCCTCTTCCTAAACCACCCCACTTTACTGCCCCTGGCCAGGAGTGCAGGCATGGGTCTGCTGGGTACCCCCAGGGCTTCTCCGCCTCCTGGCGCCAGCGGCACAAGCCCAGACTCCTGCTCCATCTCCCCCTGCTCAAGCCCCGCCTCCTTCTGCTCATTAGGCGATGCCTCACCGCCCCCTCTGGGCGGAGCCATGGCTGAGTGA